A single genomic interval of Notolabrus celidotus isolate fNotCel1 chromosome 13, fNotCel1.pri, whole genome shotgun sequence harbors:
- the LOC117824570 gene encoding DNA-binding protein RFX6-like, whose product MASGVVFISLLADICNFAKYWEHWLASSLENLPECLAAKKLPIARHFVSSLKRQTSFLHLAQIARPALFDQAVVTSMVSDIDNVDLSSISSQPLLSINTSGEQDPDMYSESSFHATVESFIEWLDSVVEQKVIKDLSP is encoded by the exons TGGTGTTCATCAGTCTGTTGGCAGATATCTGCAACTTTGCCAAATACTGGGAGCACTGGCTGGCCTCCTCCTTGGAAAACCTCCCAGAATGCCTTGCAGCCAAGAAACTCCCCATTGCACGGCACTTTGTGTCCTCCCTGAAGAGACAGACGTCCTTCTTACACCTGGCACAG ATAGCCCGCCCAGCGCTGTTCGACCAGGCTGTGGTGACCAGCATGGTGTCAGATATCGATAATGTGGATCTCAGCAGCATCAGCTCACAGCCTCTGCTCAGTATTAACACCTCAGGAGAGCAAGACCCAGATATGTACTCTGAGT CATCTTTCCACGCCACAGTGGAGTCCTTCATCGAGTGGttggactctgtagtggagcaGAAAGTCATCAAG GATTTGAGCCCATGA